From the Rutidosis leptorrhynchoides isolate AG116_Rl617_1_P2 unplaced genomic scaffold, CSIRO_AGI_Rlap_v1 contig85, whole genome shotgun sequence genome, the window ATAATGGTTTGGATTTATCTGGGGTTTTAGCTAATTTCCATGTTTTCTTGTTGAAATTTCGTTTATTCTGTTAAATTTGTTGAAGAATTGGGCATTTATTGATGTTAATTAGAGATCTAGATTCGTTGAAACCTACGGTAGGTAGTTGATTAGTGGACGACGCAAACTAGTAACACCAACGGTTTTTGACTTTCGTGCTTCCTACCATCttaatgtattattaccaataaagTTTCCTCCTTTATCAAAAAACAGAGATCTAGATTCGTTAGCTCTCTGGCTATTGTCAATTAGCCTTTtctgatcaacttgaattcccatATGATCGCCAAATATGATTGAGTTTATCTGCTTTAGCAGAAATCCGATAATGGTTGTTATCTTGCGATTCTTTTGTTTTAAACCAGGACCAATTTCAGGCATTTTGAAATTGTTGGACCAGTGTTGGGTTTTTTCTAAACCACAGAGCATTAACTGATTGCTGTATTATCGCCATTTTCAGGATTTTGGTGCCATCATCTGCCAATATGGTTAACGATGTTTTAGTATCTCCTCGTCGGAAATCAGCATCCTTTAAGAAACAATTCGACTTAAGCTGGTCTGCTCTTGTGCAGAGGCATCGATTTCTCTTGACAGCACTCGTTCTATTGGCTTTTCTCTGTACCGTTTATCTCTACTTTGCAATAACGTTAGGGGATACGATGACGTCATGTAGTGGCTTGAAAGGGAAGCAAAAGGCATTGTGTCATTTACAGCATGCAAAGACTACCGTGTCTAATGGCAAGCTCAAATTTCTTTAGCAGGTAATAATAGACCCATTCATACAATTGTTACGACTTCACCCTGTTGTTTTACCTTTTTTCTAGAAGGCGAAAAGGAAAAAAATTGGATAGATGTAATGTAAGGATGATAATGTATCATGTATAGCCACAATGGCTTGATTCATCATGTTATGGAATTATGTTCAGATGATTGCTTTGTAGCCAAGTAACTACTATCATATTCATTTGTAGTGAGATTTTATGTTATGGAATTATGTTCAGGTGATTGCTTTTTGTGCAAGTAATATCAATTCATGTGTAGTGAGATTTCTTGAAATTGCATCGTTTTGTACTGCTTTGATCGGTAATAACGGTCTGATTGAATTAGGCTTGGTCAGTTAACAATGGTTCCATTCGATTCTTCGCTTTGGTCATTTTCAATGGAGTTATGTTCAGATGATTGCTTTTTGTGCAAGTAATATCATATTCATGTGTAGTGAAATTTCTTGAAATTGCACTGTTTTGTCATTCTTTGAATGATTGGTAATAAGGGTCTGATCGAATTAGGCTTGGTCAGTTAATAATGGTTCGGTTCGATTCCATTGGTTTTGGTAATTTTCATTTCACTTCGTTCAGTTTTTTTAACCCCATTCGTTTGGTCGGTTCGAAGATTTAGTCATTGGAGTTAATTTCCAGTTATTTTTCTATTCGGAAT encodes:
- the LOC139885178 gene encoding uncharacterized protein, which encodes MVNDVLVSPRRKSASFKKQFDLSWSALVQRHRFLLTALVLLAFLCTVYLYFAITLGDTMTSCSGLKGKQKALCHLQHAKTTVSNGKLKFL